In the genome of Leishmania infantum JPCM5 genome chromosome 27, one region contains:
- the putative ABCD1 gene encoding ATP-binding cassette protein subfamily D, member 1, which produces MPRPYSDLQKSGSVSTAVYSMPLVHRLVVACTSAVFALALLTQRYHLRLYGQTISTVHTEDDTQVTWDLCHRFFQIARIALPTWRCRESAGSVIFILLFAVKAVLRVWVSKANGEVLAAMLHGVPSERLPRFVSKVIARIAVGLTAGMTSGAIEGLRPWLIGCYRERLSSTFQRRFYNRLVYYQGTMLDSRLEAADTAISTYCGEFAEHFAELPYYFVLPALGCVTSMAALVEQAGLKSALMMSSIATTAVFVLRRAAPALGRIHSQLLSREDDYRRMLTNYLNNVESIAMHGAGKYILRQLDISLAKLKESLDHMALAKGNFEMMESAFSTFMTVVAQCVTFAGARRSPYHRSINAVYLEIQLIEDLNSSVKDFVVNFRELSHLTEFATKMSEFDNTLESIAAGTFIHSRQNTNYASLPGAPLVYTQMKSIAHAPDAKTFPLVKMEHVVLESPAGQQLFSNMSVEFRSDEDWVIIGENGCGKTSLLRMLCGLWMPKSGVLSQDTSVRFFLSPQHSYMAPQCTLYEQICFPDAVEAPTPEIRAAISEAVEMAGAQTVVCVIGGYDSAVMGLDLSNTDESYDWSSLSGGQKERISMARVFFHVLRMDRTKETPVAILDEATSMMDDTEQDVLNHLRRMNVRMISVTHRDVVIRHHTNILRIVHGGKWTVEKVRNPVKIGERVETENAVV; this is translated from the coding sequence ATGCCGCGCCCTTATTCTGATCTCCAGAAGTCGGGCTCCGTTTCTACTGCCGTGTACTCGATGCCGCTCGTCCATCGGCTCGTGGTAGCGTGCACTTCTGCTGTATTCGCGTTGGCCCTCCTGACGCAGCGCTACCATCTACGTCTGTACGGTCAAACCATCTCCACAGTGCACACAGAGGACGACACGCAGGTGACCTGGGATCTTTGCCACCGATTTTTTCAGATTGCCCGGATCGCCCTGCCaacgtggcgctgccgtgagAGCGCCGGTTCCGTCATCTTCATCCTGCTGTTTGCCGTCAAAGCCGttctgcgcgtgtgggtgtcCAAGGCGAATGGTGAGGTGCTGGCCGCCATGCTGCACGGCGTGCCGTcggagcggctgccgcggttCGTGAGCAAAGTTATAGCTCGCATTGCCGTGGGCCTTACCGCTGGCATGACGAGCGGCGCCATTGAAGGCCTGCGACCGTGGCTGATTGGGTGCTATCGCGAGCGCCTCAGTAGCACCTTTCAGCGGCGCTTCTACAACCGTCTTGTGTACTACCAGGGAACCATGCTGGACAGCCGTCTGGAGGCGGCCGACACAGCCATCTCGACCTACTGTGGCGAGTTCGCCGAGCACTTCGCGGAGCTGCCGTACTACTTTGTGCTGCCTGCGCTGGGGTGTGTGACGTCTATGGCGGCGCTCGTGGAGCAGGCGGGATTGAAGTCGGCCCTCATGATGAGCAGtatcgccaccaccgcagtgtttgtgctgcgccgtgccgctcCAGCATTGGGCCGTATCCACTCCCAGCTGCTCTCGCGCGAGGATGACTACCGCCGCATGCTCACAAACTACTTGAACAACGTGGAGAGCATTGCCATGCACGGCGCTGGTAAGTACATACTCAGGCAGCTGGACATCTCGCTCGCGAAGCTCAAGGAGTCGCTCGATCACATGGCCCTCGCGAAGGGCAACTTCGAGATGATGGAGTCAGCTTTCTCGACCTTCATGACGGTAGTGGCGCAGTGCGTCACCTTCGCCGGGGCGCGCCGCTCGCCCTACCATCGCTCGATCAACGCCGTCTACCTCGAGATTCAGCTAATTGAGGATCTCAACTCCAGCGTGAAGGACTTCGTCGTGAACTTTCGCGAGCTCTCGCACTTGACGGAGTTTGCGACGAAGATGTCGGAGTTTGACAATACGCTGGAGAGCATCGCGGCCGGCACCTTCATTCACTCTCGCCAGAACACCAACTACGCGTCTCTGCCCGGTGCACCGCTCGTGTACACGCAGATGAAGAGCATCGCCCACGCTCCCGATGCGAAGACGTTCCCGCTTGTCAAGATGGAGCACGTCGTGCTGGAGTCGCCGGCAGGGCAGCAGCTGTTCTCTAACATGAGCGTGGAGTtccgcagcgacgaggactGGGTTATTATCGGCGAGAACGGCTGCGGCAAGACCTCGCTGTTGCGCATGCTGTGCGGCTTGTGGATGCCAAAGTCCGGCGTGCTCTCCCAAGACACATctgtgcgcttcttcttgtcGCCACAGCACAGCTACATGGCTCCACAGTGCACCTTGTACGAGCAGATCTGCTTCCCCGATGCCGTagaggcgccgacgccggagATTCGCGCTGCCATCAGTGAGGCTGTAGAAATGGCTGGTGCGCAGACGGTCGTGTGCGTCATTGGTGGCTACGACAGCGCCGTCATGGGCCTTGACCTGAGCAACACCGATGAGTCGTACGACTGGAGCAGCCTCAGTGGTGGTCAAAAGGAGCGCATCAGCATGGCACGCGTCTTCTTTCATGTGCTGCGCATGGATCGTACAAAGGAGACGCCCGTGGCCATTCTAGATGAGGCAACGTCCATGATGGACGACACGGAGCAGGATGTGCTCAACCACCTGCGCCGCATGAATGTGCGCATGATCTCCGTCACCCACCGCGACGTCGTTATTCGGCACCACACAAACATCCTCCGCATCGTCCACGGCGGCAAGTGGACagtggagaaggtgcgcaaTCCGGTGAAGATCGGCGAACGTGTCGAGACGGAGAATGCAGTTGTGTAG
- a CDS encoding putative RNA processing factor 1, which translates to MGKGARSKRSTRPYAKRQHVLESKAQEVDPALLERYRNTQQPIRKSQLFTEILKQKKDTKRARRESRENERRHLKDKAPVKATPKTKERKRRADVTIVENKEDAEIINDEADDEFAAFFRDRKNPKTLITTGEHPCFRTKQLVKELLWLVPNSIYRPRKSYTLKEITLFCCNREFTDLLVVTDRIKEPYNLIVSHLPEGPTATFRVSNFLSYTQLEDPAPRTEHYPELIFKNFDTRLGRRISRMLECLFPATRDYAGRAVATFHNQRDYIFLRTHRYIFDGLEAVRLQEMGPRFTLRLLSLQSGTFDRQFGEYEWYRKKEHDADTLEWYM; encoded by the coding sequence ATGGGCAAAGGCGCGCGATcgaagcgcagcacgcgcccgTACGCGAAGAGGCAGCACGTGCTGGAGAGcaaggcgcaggaggtggACCCGGCGTTGCTGGAGCGTTACCGCAACACACAGCAACCGATTCGTAAGTCGCAGCTCTTCACTGAGATCTTGAAGCAGAAGAAGGACACGAAGCGAGCGCGTCGCGAGTCTCGCGAAAACGAACGCCGCCACCTCAAAGATAAGGCACCTGTCAAGGCGACCCCCAAAACGAAGGAGCGCAAGCGCAGAGCCGATGTCACCATCGTTGAGAACAAGGAAGACGCTGAGATCATCAATGACGAGGCCGACGACGAGTTTGCTGCATTCTTTCGCGACCGCAAGAACCCCAAGACACTCATCACCACTGGCGAGCACCCGTGCTTCCGCACCAAGCAGCTCGTAAAGGAGCTCCTGTGGCTGGTGCCCAACAGCATCTACCGCCCGCGCAAGTCGTACACACTGAAGGAGATTACTCTGTTCTGCTGCAATCGCGAGTTCACAGACCTCCTTGTCGTGACGGATCGCATTAAGGAGCCGTACAACTTGATCGTCTCGCACCTCCCCGAGGGGCCGACGGCCACCTTTCGCGTTTCCAACTTTTTAAGCTACACCCAGCTGGAGGACCCTGCGCCGCGGACGGAGCACTACCCGGAGCTCATCTTCAAGAACTTTGACACGCGACTCGGACGCCGCATCTCCCGCATGCTGGAGTGTCTCTTTCCCGCCACTCGAGACTACGCtggccgcgccgtcgcgacGTTTCACAATCAGCGCGACTACATATTTCTCCGCACTCACCGCTACATCTTCGACGGCCTTGAGGCGGTGCGTCTGCAGGAGATGGGCCCGCGCTtcacgctgcgcctcctATCGCTGCAGTCGGGCACGTTCGACCGGCAGTTTGGCGAGTACGAGTGGTACCGCAAGAAGGAGCACGACGCCGACACCCTCGAGTGGTACATGTAG